The following nucleotide sequence is from Basilea psittacipulmonis DSM 24701.
CGTACTTTAGTGCGAGTAAAATTCGTTGGATGTTGGATCATTATCCCGATGCGAAAAACCTTGCAGCATCAGGTAAATTAGCCTTTGGCACGGTTGATAGTTGGTTAATTTGGCAATTGACCAAAGGACAACGACATATTACGGATGTCACGAATGCTTCGCGTACGATGCTGATGGATATAGAAACCGAGCAATGGTCTGATACCTTATTAGATTTATTTGATATTCCTAAATCAATTTTGCCAGAAATCGTGCCCAGTGCAGGGGAGTTAGCGTACACACATAAAGATTTGTTTGGTGTAGAAATCCCTATTTATGCGGTGTTGGGCGACCAACAATCTGCTTTATTAGGACATGGTTGCGAGGAACCTGGCACGGCTAAAAATACCTACGGCACGGGTTGTTTCCTATTGATGAATACGGGACAAAAACTACAGCGAAGCACCCATCAGCTATTAAGCACGATTACTTGGAAAAAAGATGTCAATGAAGCCAGTAATTATGCACTTGAGGGTAGTATTTTTATGGCAGGTGCGATCGTTCAATGGTTAAGAGATGGGTTGGGACTGTTTAAAGCCTCTCATGAAGTGGAAGCACTGGCGATGGAAGTGTCAGACAGTAATGGCGTGGTGTTAGTGCCAGCCTTTACTGGATTGGGGGCTCCTTATTGGGATGCACAGGCTCAAGCCGCAATTCTTGGCATGACTCGTGGTACGCATCGTGCCCATATCGCTAGGGCAGCCTTAGAAGCCATTGCTTATCAAGTCGCTGATGTACTAAATGCCATGCAAAAAGACACCAATGTTGCATTGACCGAGTTGTGTGTCGATGGGGGTGCCAGCAAAAATGATCTATTGATGCAATTCCAAGCGGATATTTTGGGAGTGCCCGTATTGAGACCTGTTATGTCAGAGATGACGGCGTGGGGCGTGGCAAAACTAGCGGGTGAAGTGTCAGGACTTTTCCAATCCAAAGAAGTGAAGTGGACCTTAGATCGGGCGTTTGAGCCGAGTCTATCGGAAGACGAACGATGCACAAAATTAGCCCTTTGGCATCAAGCCGTCAATAAGGTTCTTTCTAGGAATCCATCCCTGTAACTGTATCAATATGACAACAGTTTTGAGAACTTGCTATTTACGTCAAATATTAACATTGACAGTATTATGGTTTCTTCTTAAAATGAACTCATCTATGATATAGATCTTTCAAAGGGGAAAGCCCCACATTTAGTTGATTTTATTAGCTTAATGTGGGGCCATTTTTTATTTATTCATCGGCGATTTTTTTATTTACCGTACCTCGTTGATCCTTTAATTAGCAGGTGTAATGAGCTAGAATAAGAACGATAATTTGCTAACTTACAAAGGATTGGTATGAGAATTGGAATTCCAAAGGAAATCCTATCGAGTGAAACACGTGTTGCAGCGACTCCCTCTACAGTGACTCAACTGATTAAATTAGGGTTTGAGGTCGCTATCCAGACAGGGGCTGGTATTAAAGCGAGTTTCGATGATAAGGCGTATGAAGAAGCAGGTGCTTTGGTATTATCAGATAAAGAGGTTTGGCAATCAGACTTGGTTTATAAGGTTAATCCACCCACGCTAGAAGAAATCAAACAGATGAAAGCGGGGGCGACATTAGTGTCTTTTGTGCAGCCAAGCTTGAATCCAGATATTGTCAAACAAGCGGCCACTCAGAACATTACATTACTAGCCATGGATATGGTGCCACGTATCTCTCGTGCCCAATCTTTAGATGCTTTGTCATCGATGGCGAATATTAGTGGTTACCGAGCTGTAGTGGAAGCTGCTCATGAGTTTGGACGTTTCTTTACAGGTCAAATTACCGCTGCAGGTAAGGTGCCTCCAGCTAAGGTGTTGATTATCGGTGCGGGCGTGGCAGGATTGGCGGCGATTGGTACGGCCAGCTCTTTGGGTGCCATCGTCAGAGCATTTGATACACGCCCTGAAGTGGCTGAACAAATTGAATCGATGGGTGGACAGTTCCTGAAACTGGACTTTAAAGAAGATGGTTCTAGCTCGGATGGTTATGCCAAAACCATGTCTGAGGAATTTATTAAAGCGGAGATGGCGTTATTTGCACAGCAAGCAAAAGAAGTCGATATTATCATTACCACGGCAATGATTCCTGGTAAACCCGCTCCCCGTTTGATTACCAAAGAAATGGTCGCTAGCATGAAACCGGGATCCGTTATTGTGGATATGGCGGCCGCGACAGGTGGAAATTGCGAATTGACACAGGCAGGCCAATTAACCGTTACGGATAATGGGGTGAAGATTATTGGTTACACGGATTTAGCAGGACGTTTGGCCGCTCAGTCTTCTCAGTTGTATGCAAGTAACCTAGTGAACTTGACGAAGTTAATCTGCAAAGAGAAAAATGGCGAGGTCACTTTAGATCAAGAAGATGTCATTATTAGAAATATGACCGTGGTCTTAGCGGGACAGATTACGTTCCCACCGCCTCCAATTAGTGTATCGGCGACAGCACCTACCCAAACCGCGAAAAAACAAATGGTGACAAAACAAGCGGAAGCACCTGCTGCCAAATGGCCTTGGGTACTTTTGGCGGTCATCGTGATGTTGTGTATTGCCCAATACGCTCCTTTGGCTTTCTTGTCGCATTTAATGGTGTTCGTACTATCTTGTGTGGTGGGCTATTACGTTGTATGGAATGTATCGCATTCTTTACACACGCCTCTTATGTCGGTGACGAATGCTATTTCTGGTATTGTGATTATTGGGGCATTATTGCAAGTCGCTCAAGGTCACGCTTTTGCGAGCATCCTTGCTTTTGTTTCCGTACTGGTTGTCAGTATCAATATTTTTGGTGGCTTTACTGTCACCCAACGTATGTTAAAAATGTTCCGTAAAGAGGGTAAATAAGATGAGTCAGTCTTACGTTATTACTGCTTATATTGCTGCGTCACTTTGTTTTATCCTTAGTTTATCGGGATTGTCACGACAAGAAACGGCCCAAAGAGGCAATCTACTGGGTATCGTGGGGATGGCGATTGCCGTGTTAGCGACGTTGTTTTCAAGTGATGTCAATGGTACGGTGGCCATTATCTTTGCCATGTTAGTAGGTGGTGCTGCAGGGATTGTGTTGGCAAAACGTGTTGAAATGACCCAAATGCCAGAATTAGTGGCGATTCTACATAGCTTTGTAGGGTTGGCGGCTGTGTTTGTGGGCTATAACAGTTACATGCTATCAGACCTATCGGCGGCCCCTGCTTTAAATAACTTATCAGAAACGATTTTAACCGTGTTAACTCAGGCTCAAATCGGTGATGTGAACGCTGATACACAGGCTATGCACAATATCCACCTTATCGAAATATTTTTAGGGGTGTTTATTGGTGCGGTGACTTTCTCAGGTTCTATCGTTGCTTTTGGCAAGTTAAGAGGCTTTATTAGTAGTAAGCCTTTAATGTTGCCTTATAAACACGGATTGAATCTGGCGGCTTTGCTTGTGTCACTCATTCTGATGATCATCTTTGTATCGGTCGATGGTAGTGCATTTTGTTTGATTTTGATGACACTCATTGCGTTGGCATTTGGCTGGCATTTAGTGGCTTCTATCGGCGGTGCAGACATGCCAGTGGTCGTATCCATGTTGAACTCGTATTCAGGCTGGGCAGCGGCCGCAGCAGGTTTCATGTTAAGCAATGATTTGCTGATTGTAACGGGTGCTTTGGTCGGTTCATCAGGGGCGATCCTTTCTTACATTATGTGTAAAGCAATGAACCGTTCATTTATCTCTGTTATCGCAGGTGGCTTTGGTACAGGCGGTTCTAGTGCCTCTAGCGATGAAGAAGAGGGTGAATATCACGAAATCAGTACAGAGGGGGTGGCCGAACTATTAAAAAATAGTACGTCGGTTATTATCACGCCAGGATACGGTATGGCGGTGGCTCAGGCCCAATACCCTGTGGCAGAAATTACCTCACTACTTCGCGAAAAAGGCGTGAATGTGCGATTTGCGATTCATCCCGTCGCAGGTCGTCTGCCAGGTCATATGAACGTATTGCTCGCTGAAGCACACGTGCCTTACGATATTATGTTAGATATGGATGAGATTAACGATGACTTCCCTGATACGGACACGGTGTTGGTAATCGGTGCCAATGACACGGTTAACCCAGCGGCCAATGAAGATCCTAATAGTCCGATTGCGGGTATGCCTGTGCTAGAAGTTTGGAAAGCGAGTCAGGTCGTTGTCTTTAAACGCTCAATGAATACGGGTTATGCGGGGGTCCAAAACCCATTATTCTTCCGTGAAAACACAAGTATGTGTTTTGGCGATGCCCGTGAAACAGTTGATGCGATTTTGAAAGCATTAAAATCCTAATGGCATCAATGATGAAGAAGGGAGGCAAGCCAACGCCTCCCCTTCCTGTTAAAGATGGCATTGCACCCAGTCGGGTACGTTTAGTGCGAGGTGAATGGCCGAATCTTTACGCTTTCCTATGTTGGCGATTTGCTCACCTCGATTCTCGTTACATTCAAGAACAACTTGCCTCAGGTGCGATGGTCAATGACGAGGGAGAGCCTTTATCCGCAGATAGTCCATATCGCCCCGACTCTTGGATTTGGTACTATCGCAAAGTCCCTAATGAAGCTCCTAATCCGTTTGAATTAACGATTATTTACGAAGACGAACATCTAGTCGTTGTCGATAAACCGCATTTTATGGCCACGATTCCAGGCGGCAAATACCTTAAAGAAACCGCTGTGATTCGGTTAAGGGAAATGCTGAACAACCAAGAGATTAACCCTATTCATCGTTTAGATAGAGATACAGCAGGGTTGCTTTTATTTTCTAAAAAAGTAGAAGTTCGAGGCGTTTATCAAAGTTTATTTCAAACCAGAGACATTGAAAAAACCTATGAGTGCGTAGCCCCTTATCGTGCCGATTTAGCACTTCCTTTAACTTATCGCAGTTATTTGGCTCGAAGCGATCAATTTTTTGTGATGAAAGAATATGACCGTGAACCTAATAGCGAAACGCGTATTACTTTATTAAGCCATGCGAATGGACTGGGGCATTATTTATTGGAACCTGTTACGGGTAGAAAACATCAGCTAAGAGCCCATATGAATGCTTTAGGGGTGCCTATTTTAAATGATGAGTTTTATCCTACATTATTGCCTGCTCGTGAAGTGGGTGATTTTAGCCGTCCCTTGCAATTGCTGGCGCGATCAGTAAGATTTATCGATCCGTTGAGTCAAAAAGAACATGTTTTTGAAAGTCGTCTAACCTTAGAAATGGCGAAGCAGTGTTATCACGATCATTGAACGTCGTTAAGGGTGTCTGGTGGCGGATCGACGGGGTGGCCGTTGTTACGTGAGCAAAGAGGCGGTTGTTCAGTTAACAGATGTGCTGTGGTGGAGGTGGTGATAGAACTGTTTCGATCTACCGATCATTGCTGACGGGGATAAATGGCGAGACTGGCTATGTGAGGGATAAGGCGGTTGTTTAGTTAGTGAGTGCTTGATAGCGGATAGGGAATAGGTTGTGATAGAACATCGTTTGAAACATGTTGAGGTGATAGAGATGTCGAGGGGATAGTGAAGATGGGTGTTAAGATGGTCGTTTGGTGAAGATAAAACAGACAAGTGATTGAGACAGACAAAGGCTTTATATGGAGATGTGGGATGCGGGTAAATCGTTCATCTGAATTACAAGTGGATACATTATTAAAAGATAATCTTTTGGTGGAAGCTTGTGCAGGGGCTGGGAAAACCAGCTATATCGTGGATTTGGCAATTTATGAAGCGAAGTATGAACCTGCAGAGGATGCAAAAAGTTTGATTTTGACTTTTACACGATCAGCCAGAGAAGTCGCCAAACAATACATTAAAGATCGCGATGCAGAACATTTTCTTTTAGATGCCGATCTTCTGTCGTCATCCGCAAAAATTAAGGTGATGACACTGGATGAGATGGCTTATTCATTGTTGTCATTCTGGGGCGATGATTATCAATTATTGGACTTGGAAACCGTCATTGAACAGATTTTGCCCGATGTGATAGACGAATATGCTCAAGTGTTTAAAGAAGAACATATTGATTTACCTTTGTTAACACGTGAGAATCTTTATTTGATTTTTGAAGATATTTCTTTGTACCGACATTCCAAATCGTATCAGTTAGATTCGGCCGATGTTTATCAAACATTTCATTTTTCCTTGCCTTTTGTAGAAACGATATTTGCTTGCTATGAACAGTATCGTTCGCATTGGACGAATGGACAAGGACCAAAGGGCGTATTTGGATTTCGCACCGTACAAGAGTTGTGCTATGACCTATTGGTGATGAGTGAGTATGAACACACGATGCCACAAGCATGGCGTTATGCTCATATCATGATTGATGAATTTCATGATGTCACGCCATTGTACCTTGACGTGGTGACCTTGGTTGCTAATTTGATGGCGAATGACAGAGGGCGTTCTTGTCAGTTAGTGGCCGTGGGAGACCGTTTCCAAAGTTTGAATATATGGCGAACCCAAGACAGCACCTCTGTTTTTGAATTGTATAAAAACGCATATAATCCAGAAGTCGTGTATCTTGATAAAAGTTATCGTTACGGAAAGGCCATTGCTAAACGCGTTCAGAAGATTACAAACGACCAAAGAGGTACGCATTTAAACAGTCTTGAAGACCGCAGCGAGGTGCGTTTTGAGGTGACTTCAGCAGATAAACAATTACCGACTACGCTTATCGTTCAACATCGATCCGACTTGGTCTCTGCGGCCTTTTATATGTTGTCATTCCTGTCGCGAGTCAGTTTTAATTTTCATGAAATCTTTGCCGTGAGATTGATTAATCAGTTTTATATCCAGGTATTTGGGACCTCCGCGTTTGATGGAAAAATATACCAAACACTAGGTGATTGGCAAGAAATGATGAGGCGTGATGAGTCTGAGAAAAAAGACGAGTTGATAAGAAGCCATGATGTATATGTGAGTGATGTAGCTGTTGTCGCAGGGCGTGGTGAAGCGAGTACGGTTG
It contains:
- a CDS encoding Re/Si-specific NAD(P)(+) transhydrogenase subunit alpha — its product is MRIGIPKEILSSETRVAATPSTVTQLIKLGFEVAIQTGAGIKASFDDKAYEEAGALVLSDKEVWQSDLVYKVNPPTLEEIKQMKAGATLVSFVQPSLNPDIVKQAATQNITLLAMDMVPRISRAQSLDALSSMANISGYRAVVEAAHEFGRFFTGQITAAGKVPPAKVLIIGAGVAGLAAIGTASSLGAIVRAFDTRPEVAEQIESMGGQFLKLDFKEDGSSSDGYAKTMSEEFIKAEMALFAQQAKEVDIIITTAMIPGKPAPRLITKEMVASMKPGSVIVDMAAATGGNCELTQAGQLTVTDNGVKIIGYTDLAGRLAAQSSQLYASNLVNLTKLICKEKNGEVTLDQEDVIIRNMTVVLAGQITFPPPPISVSATAPTQTAKKQMVTKQAEAPAAKWPWVLLAVIVMLCIAQYAPLAFLSHLMVFVLSCVVGYYVVWNVSHSLHTPLMSVTNAISGIVIIGALLQVAQGHAFASILAFVSVLVVSINIFGGFTVTQRMLKMFRKEGK
- the glpK gene encoding glycerol kinase GlpK: MYIMSLDQGTTSSRTLIFGSKGLLISIAQEEVGIQAPRNGYVEQNAHHLWLSQFDTMKKALEKANIPAYQISGIGITNQRETTILWRKDTGQAIGPALVWQDRRTHEWCRSLVEQGHLETIQSITGLKSDPYFSASKIRWMLDHYPDAKNLAASGKLAFGTVDSWLIWQLTKGQRHITDVTNASRTMLMDIETEQWSDTLLDLFDIPKSILPEIVPSAGELAYTHKDLFGVEIPIYAVLGDQQSALLGHGCEEPGTAKNTYGTGCFLLMNTGQKLQRSTHQLLSTITWKKDVNEASNYALEGSIFMAGAIVQWLRDGLGLFKASHEVEALAMEVSDSNGVVLVPAFTGLGAPYWDAQAQAAILGMTRGTHRAHIARAALEAIAYQVADVLNAMQKDTNVALTELCVDGGASKNDLLMQFQADILGVPVLRPVMSEMTAWGVAKLAGEVSGLFQSKEVKWTLDRAFEPSLSEDERCTKLALWHQAVNKVLSRNPSL
- a CDS encoding pseudouridine synthase, producing MMKKGGKPTPPLPVKDGIAPSRVRLVRGEWPNLYAFLCWRFAHLDSRYIQEQLASGAMVNDEGEPLSADSPYRPDSWIWYYRKVPNEAPNPFELTIIYEDEHLVVVDKPHFMATIPGGKYLKETAVIRLREMLNNQEINPIHRLDRDTAGLLLFSKKVEVRGVYQSLFQTRDIEKTYECVAPYRADLALPLTYRSYLARSDQFFVMKEYDREPNSETRITLLSHANGLGHYLLEPVTGRKHQLRAHMNALGVPILNDEFYPTLLPAREVGDFSRPLQLLARSVRFIDPLSQKEHVFESRLTLEMAKQCYHDH
- the pntB gene encoding Re/Si-specific NAD(P)(+) transhydrogenase subunit beta, translated to MSQSYVITAYIAASLCFILSLSGLSRQETAQRGNLLGIVGMAIAVLATLFSSDVNGTVAIIFAMLVGGAAGIVLAKRVEMTQMPELVAILHSFVGLAAVFVGYNSYMLSDLSAAPALNNLSETILTVLTQAQIGDVNADTQAMHNIHLIEIFLGVFIGAVTFSGSIVAFGKLRGFISSKPLMLPYKHGLNLAALLVSLILMIIFVSVDGSAFCLILMTLIALAFGWHLVASIGGADMPVVVSMLNSYSGWAAAAAGFMLSNDLLIVTGALVGSSGAILSYIMCKAMNRSFISVIAGGFGTGGSSASSDEEEGEYHEISTEGVAELLKNSTSVIITPGYGMAVAQAQYPVAEITSLLREKGVNVRFAIHPVAGRLPGHMNVLLAEAHVPYDIMLDMDEINDDFPDTDTVLVIGANDTVNPAANEDPNSPIAGMPVLEVWKASQVVVFKRSMNTGYAGVQNPLFFRENTSMCFGDARETVDAILKALKS
- a CDS encoding UvrD-helicase domain-containing protein gives rise to the protein MRVNRSSELQVDTLLKDNLLVEACAGAGKTSYIVDLAIYEAKYEPAEDAKSLILTFTRSAREVAKQYIKDRDAEHFLLDADLLSSSAKIKVMTLDEMAYSLLSFWGDDYQLLDLETVIEQILPDVIDEYAQVFKEEHIDLPLLTRENLYLIFEDISLYRHSKSYQLDSADVYQTFHFSLPFVETIFACYEQYRSHWTNGQGPKGVFGFRTVQELCYDLLVMSEYEHTMPQAWRYAHIMIDEFHDVTPLYLDVVTLVANLMANDRGRSCQLVAVGDRFQSLNIWRTQDSTSVFELYKNAYNPEVVYLDKSYRYGKAIAKRVQKITNDQRGTHLNSLEDRSEVRFEVTSADKQLPTTLIVQHRSDLVSAAFYMLSFLSRVSFNFHEIFAVRLINQFYIQVFGTSAFDGKIYQTLGDWQEMMRRDESEKKDELIRSHDVYVSDVAVVAGRGEASTVGQFCEDSVDVNGWDNKIGIEPSDVVDRGEDGGKRLGEESDYPSCVTDEAPQHHDMMHTQRSGDEQDSSVYEAAYTDDNVQHSYEHNKREVIRSNDNEWTTWENRSTSAKNQLNEHFLRMMREAVLVWMSPDETPILTIMDDFEQKTDWLSFVSIGEQNSWNALKHYIQSTEPNLTYREWPNFHQRLITRNGRSKWKLDTVLNAKGKEFNRVVVYDVNKEGDDFAHHSLVSQNECYVAMTRAKQTLILLSLG